From the Gammaproteobacteria bacterium genome, the window CGTGGAGAGAAGCTTGTCCAGCTGCGCGAACTGCTCGTGCCAGGCCTCATCCATCTCCAAGGTGGCGTCGCAGGCTTCCTTGGAGGGATAGAGCTCGTGCAGGACCACTCGCGTCTTGCCGCCCTTCTCTTCGAAGGTCAGCGTGGTGACGTTGCCGCCGCCCTCTTCCTCGTTGGTCCAGACCATGCGGGCGTCCGGTATCACTTCGCTGTACTTGCCGAAGAACACCATGGGATTTGGGAACTGGGGATGACTGAACTCGAGACGGTAGCCGCCGCCGGTGCGGACATCCAACTCGCAGGAAAGCAAGGTCATGCCAGCGGACTTGGGCACCCACCAGCGCCTGAAGAGCTCGGGCTTGGTCCAGGCCTCGAACACGATGTGTGCGGGCGCGTCGAAGGTCCGGGTTACCACTAGTTCGCGGTCACCTTTTCGTTCGACCTTCGTATCGCCTTTCATTTCCGCTTCTCCTTTCTCTTCAATTCTTCGATGACGTCATCCAGCTCGCTGAAGCGCGCTTCCCAAAGCTGCCGGTAGCGCTCGATCCAGGCGGCTTCTTCCTCAAGCCGCCGCCGGCCAAGCTTGCAGGTGCGAACTCGCCCGACCTTCTCGGTGACCACGAGCCCCGCCTGCTCCAGGACGCTGACGTGCTTCTTCATGCCCGTGAGGGTCATGTGGAACTTCTCGGCCAGGTCCGTGATGGAAGCGTCCCCGCGTACCAGCTGTTCCAGGACCCCGCGCCGGGTGGCGTCCGAGAGGGCCGAGAACGATGCGTCGAAACGAGTACTGCTATACTGAACCATATAGTTCAGTATATAGCAGGGGCCGCAGCCATGCAAACGGTAGCTAAGGCTTGGTGACCAGGTAGGCGATCCAGAGGCTGGATACCCCGAGACCGTAGACGGCAAAGGCACCGAGGGCCAAGGCCGGTGCGAGCCGCCGCTCCGCCGCGGGCGTGGCCTCCCGGGGGTAGCCGCGCAGGAACAGGTGGCTGACCGTGAACGCCAGGGCCATGCCGCCCACGACATCCGCCACGTAATGTTGCTTGGTATAGAGGGTCGAGAGGGACACCAGCGTCGCCCAGGCGAAGGCGACCATGCCGGTGCGCCGATGGACCTTATGGCAGCAGCTGGCGGCCAGATAGCACTGGGCCACGTGCAAGGAAGGGAAGCAGTTGTAGCTGACGTCGGAGTCGTAGAGCCCGCGCATCACCGCGTCGGTGAAGCCGCCGCCGAGCACATCCGCGTGCACCGGCGCCGCGGTGGGATAGAGCAGGAACACTGCGAAGGCGGTGAGCCAGGTGGTCAGGTACATCCAGACGACCCGCCGGACCAGCTCCTGCTGGTGCACGACGAAGACCGGCAGTAGCGCCGCGAGGAACAGGGACAGATAGACCAATGACCAGGCAGGAACCAGGGGGAACAGCGCATCCAGCCGAGTCTCGGGCCGGTATGTGTGGCCATGGGCTACGAACGCGCCTATCACCAAGTAGAAGGGGATGATCGCGAACAGCGCGACCATCGGGAGCGTAAGGCGTTGCGGACGCAGGAACAACGTACGGGCAGCCCGGACGTCGTCCAGGAACCCGGATATGAACGAAGATTCAGCTAGCTCCACCCACTCTCTCCGAATGTCTCATAAGCTACTGCGTCTTCCCGAAACCCAATTCAGCTTGAGCGTATTTATGCTCCCACGCATCAAATACCTTGTCCTTCTCGGGATCGAAATCCCCGGTCAAATGTTCCCCATCGAAGGTGCCTGTCCATCTGCCATAGGCCTGGTAGAACAGTACCAACTCATGATCACTATCCCGAAACAACAGACCAACCGTCTGATCCTTGGTTGAGGGATACATGAGGCTGTTTAGACCTCGCATCCAGATATCATCGTCTTTGAATATATCCGCCAACTCATCCCGCGCATCCTTGCCAAGCAGTCGCATATGCGCATCATCCCGGTGCGGTTCCAGTGGTGTCACTACAGGAAAAATATAGACCTCCTGCGCTGATTTGATGAAATGCAGGGGCTGCTTCAATTCAGGAAGACCCTGACCAAACGCATCCCAACAAGGGTGCTCTGTATGATCCGTCCACACGCACTTCGTGCGTTTGGCAGTAAACCAACCCAAATCCCTATTTGCTTCATAGCCGTGCATTTCGTCCCCGCTGACCACCACCAGTTCCGAACTCTTCACGCCGATATCTCTTAACGCGGTGATTGCTTGAAGGACATCGGCAACGGATACGGAATCCAGGCGACCAGATACCGGAACACCCTCGATATTGGCCGGTCCAGCGGGGATATCTTGATGCCAACCGGGCGGTGGCTCGCTAGCGAGTGCCTGGGTCGTCAGAAAAGCAAATACGAGAATGAAATACTTGCGCATGAGTTAATTAGAACACATTGGTAATGAGCCAGCGGGTGCCATCCACCAGATCCCTGACCTGGAGCTTGGTTGGGGCCTCCCCTTCCGCGCGGGAGCGAGTATCTATCTCCGCGAGCCAGATGGCCTGCGCGTGGACCGGGACGTCGAAGATTTTCGCGGTGTGGAGCGCATCTATATATTCCCGGAGCAGAGGGGTCTGCTTACGGAACTTGAGCTTGTGCTTGGCGGCGAGCTTGCGGAGGTAGATCTCGAGCACCGTGCCGGCGAGGACGCCGGCGGCGCGCTCGTTGATGGCGATGAGGCCGCGGGCGGTCTCGAGGAGCGCGAGCTGCAGGCCGCGCTCGGCCTGGTCCTCGGATTCGATGGAAGACCATGCCAGGCGGTCCGTGATGGACTTCAGGATCGCGAGCTGGTTCCTGAAGCCTCGGAGGGTATCCGGGCGGGGATCGAAGTCCTCATCCACGGTCTCCCGGCCCCGGAAGTAATCCTGGATCACGTAAGCGCCCGTATTGAAATACGCGTACTTCGGGTCCGTGAAGTAGTACGACTGGAATTCCCAGTACCGATCCAGCGCGAGCTGCTTCATAAGAGGTAGGGCGCGGGAATACCAAGATTGATAGCCTTCCTCAAAGGACACCCCCTCCTCCTTGTCGGCGAATGCCTTTGCTAGGGCCTTCCCTTCCTTGTGCAACGTCTCCAGCTGCTTCCTGGCTTCCTCTTCTGTGATCATCGGCGGCTCCCATCTCTAAAAGACAGGATGCTGGCCGCGCTTCATTTGAATGGATAGCCCCTCCTCCACTGCTCAGGGATGAGGGGCTAGTTATATGAATCTTTTATGACAGTGGGGAGGGGATTGCGCGGTCCAGGAAGTCGTGATCTGTCCCCGACCGTTTACCCTGGGAAGTGGCCGAACGAGCGATCGTCAATTCTCTCCCGCGCGGAGCTCCCACTCGTAGATCTTCTTCTGCACCGCATCGGCGTTGTCAGCGTGGGGCACCAGCAGCAGATAGCGCTTCATCTCATTGGATGCCCACCCATAGTCGCCGACTTCGGCCAGCACCAGCGCGACGTTGAAATGTCCCTGCGGCCACCAGGGCGAAGCGGCGAGCGCGCGGCAGTACAACTCCACGGCTTGAATGTTATTCTTCTGACGCACCGCGTCCTCGGCCTGGATGCTGTATTTCTCGGTCTCAGGACCGATCGCAGGCGGAGTGGCCTGAGCACGATAGTCCGCCGCAATCTTCTCGAAGGCCACGTCGTCTGGAATCGCCGGCGTGGCGGGCGCCGATTGCTTCAGATAGAACAGGGCATCAAGCAGGCTTCGGGCATTGTCGGACCCCGCATTGCGGTCCGGTATGATGGCCCACTTTGCATCCAGCCAAACAGCGTAAGAATCAGGCCCGCCGGTATAGAAGGTGTCCTGCATCTTGGGCTGCAGGGCGGCAAACTGGAAACGATAGGGCTTGTTGTCCGTCACCACATCCAGCATGTCCCGGGTGACAATCACCGCCGTGATATGCCCGCCACCCTGGCCACTACTCCGGCCTGAAAGGCGCGACTCCTGGAAGTCCGGGACGATGCCATACCCGACGGACGCGCGCTTCACGGTGTCGCGGGCATCCTCGAAGCTCATGGACCGAAGCGCCTCCTTGTCGGGCGAGTCAGATACGCTCGTCATACAGCTGCTTAACGCAAGCATGGCCAGCAGCATCGAGACCGATCGAACCTTTCTCACGTAATTCAGCTGCAACATTGAAGTCTCCTGAAATGGTGAAACCACGGCGGCTGAACCTAGCGGTTCTGTGAATAACCGCTGTTGTAGGACTCGAGCCAGTCCACCCGGCAGCCGCCGCTGGCACGCGGATCGTTAAATCCGCTGTTCGGCTTGCCACTGTTGTGATCGAGCTGGCCTTGGCGTGCGGCTTCGTCGAGCCTCATCTTCTGTTGTTTACTGCCCGCGGCGTAGCCGCCGTGGTAGTCGCCCACACAGGCTTGCAGGCGGTCTCCCGGCAGAGTTGCGCAAAAGGTGCCGGCGTTCTGCGAGAAGCATTCGGAAGCATCGTGTAGACCCTTGATGTATGCATCAGAGCGCATAGGAGCCGCCGCCTGCTGCGCCGGGATCGTGGCCCCAGCGTTCCCGCCCATGGGCGCGAGACTGGGGTCGCCGGTGACGCCCATCATATGCAGATCGCCCGACGCGCCGCCGCTCTCGCCGAGCAAGCGCGCCTTGGTCTCATCGGCCTTGCGCGCGGCCTCTGCCGCCCGCTGCTGGTTCTCGGCTTCGGCTGCCGCCTGCTGTGCCGCCTCTTCGCGTTCCCGCTCGGCTTCGGCGGCTGGATCGGGCGTGAGGCCATTGATGAGGATCGCGGCACCCAGGCCCACCACCCCGACGCCGACCTCCTGAGCATCGCTGTTCACGGCGCCTTTCACGAGGGCGCTGGAAGACTGCTGGATCAAGTTGCCGGGATCAGAAGGAGGCGCCGCGGCGGCGCCGGAGCACGTGCGGCTGCCAGAGCCCGTAGTTTCACCAGGACAGATGCAGCCGTCTTGAGCGACCCAGTCGTTATAGTTCGAAGCTGCCCGACCTCCGGAGGCGACGCACTCCTGGAACATCTGCTGCACTTCGGCCTCTTCGCCGTTGCCCCAGGCTGCCGGCGCGCAGAAGACGGCGCCGAGTAGAGCCACAAAAGCCAATTGCCATGGTTTCATGTCTGTATCCCCTCTCAGACATTAATGCGAAGCGCGATGCCTATCGGATGCATCTAATGCCATAGGATAGGTTGAAGCAGACGCTCGACGATAAGCCCCTGATATTGGTCGAATTACGCCGCAGCCAACCAAGGGATGCGGTATTGGGGAGATAGTGCGGTTCAGAAAAACTGGTCTGCCACTTCGCTCCGCTAGGTCTCTTTTTCAGATTGGGCATGCACGTGCGCCCTACCCTCGTCATCCACCGTGACCGTCATGTGCATGGGCCGGCAGCAGACCTGGCAATCTTCAATGTAGCTCTGCTGCTCCACCGAAGGATCGACCAGGACTTCGATGGTCTCGCCACAGTAGGGGCAGGAGATCTCGAAAGATTGGGTCTCGATTAAAGGCAATGGCCTACCTCGCCAGAGGGAGTCGCGGCTCAAGGAACCGTGGTATGGGGCCTATTATTCGCTACGGATTTGCGCTGATATATTTCCGTCCGCCGTCGGAGCGGCTTGCGCCGCGCAACCCAGCAAAGTAGCCAGTGCTAACACTATCGATCTGAGCCTATCCACGAACCTCTCCCGATTCCTCATTGTTTTAGTCCATATCGCGCATACCGAACCGTGCCAGGTATCCAGCACATCAGCCACCTACAAAAGAGTTCTTTGGTGGACCATTTAGCCCTTATAGATACCCATCAGCCTCTAGCCCGCAAATAAATGTGTCTGTCCCCTAGTGTTCCCTAGGTGTGCCAAGGCATCGGGGAGGGGCTATATGCCTATGATTGGAATGTTTATCATTAGCCATTAAGGCAAAAAACGGCTTAATTCGCATAATTTATGCTGTTTTTTTACATTTAATGAGTTATTTTTGTACAATTTTGACTTTAACTGCTACATTTAAGCGGTCACAACTGAGATCACCACAATGCTACTCCGATTTGGCACCTCCAACGCTGGTTCTATTAAGGACTATCAAGAGCTTTCATTAGCAGCTTCATCCCTATCCGATGAAGGCGGCCAGGTATTCGAGACTTCGCATGCGAAACACGGAGTGCTCCCAGTAGTAGCGCTATACGGAGCAAATGCATCTGGCAAATCAACAATACTTAGAGCCATTCAATTTTTGCGCAGCGGCGTCGTCAAATCTCACAAGACTGGCGACTCCGAAACTGAAACGGGACGCGAGCCATTCCTGCTGGATAAGAAGTTTCGTCTCGAACCATCTCAGTTCGATTGTGATTTCTTGCTGAACGATGTTCGTTATCACTATGGATTCATCGTGGACGACAAGAAAGTGCACGAAGAGTGGCTTTATGCTTATCCGCAGAAGCATCGACAGATTTGGTTTCATAGAAATAGAGAAAAGGGGTTCCTGTTCGGAAGAGAGTTGAAGGGGAAAAACAAAACTATTGAAGCTCTAACTAGAGACAATAGTCTTTTCCTTTCAGCTGCTGCTCAAAATAACCATGAGCAGTTGACTCCAATTAGTGAGTATTTCCAGAAGAAATTCAGATTTCTCCTTGATCACGAACTGCCAAACGAAATTGTTCTTGCGGATAGATTGAAAGATGAAAAGGTGAGAAACGCCGTAGTAGGCATTTTGCGATTTTCAGATCTTGGCATCACCGGCGCACGAGTTGATGATCAGGAAATCGATAAGCGAAAGCTAAAAATGTACAAAGATCTGTTCAAAGTCGTCGCCAAGAATACTGAAGCTGGAGATGACGAGCTCAAGAAGAGCTTGGATATGATGTCGCATAAGTTCCAATTAAGCCATAAAGGCAAGAATGGAGAAGATATTTATCTAGATTTCAATTCCGAAAGTAGAGGCACTCAAACGCTAATCGCGGTACTACCCGCGGTCTTGAAGACGCTTGCCCTAGGTGACGTATTATTCATTGATGAATTTGATACCAGCATGCATTCATTGGTATCAGCGTTTATTATTCGATTATTTACATCTAAACAATCCAATCCCAATTGCGCGCAACTCGTATTTACGACACACGATACTAATCTATTGTGTGAAAAGCATCTTCTACGCAGGGATGAAATTTGGTTTACCCAAAAAACGAAGGATGGCAGTACTCATCTTTACCCGCTAACCGATATAAAGACTAGGAAGACAGATAATATTGAAAAGGGTTACCTGCAAGGTCGCTTTGGAGCAGTACCTTTTATTGGCGATGTAGAAGCACTATTCGACATTGGTAAAGACGCCTAGCCCGTGAGTAGAAAATATCCTAAATCAGGAGATATTAGGCGACGTGGCGCTAAGTTCGCTCCGCGTGCTCTAGTAATAGCGGTATGCGAAGGCGAGAATACTGAGCCCAGATACTTGAAGGCATTTTCCGCCGAGCACGGCAATCAACTTATCGAAGTAGTGGTTATTGGTGCGGCTGGCGTACCGGGCTCAGTAGTCGATAGAGCAATAGAAGAAAAGAAAAGAGCGGAAAAGGAAGCAAGACGTAGCAAAAATAGCTTCGACAAACTCTTCGAAGTGTGGGCGATATTTGATGTCGATACGCATCCCAATATCGAGAATGCAAAAAATAAGGCTCGTACG encodes:
- a CDS encoding SRPBCC family protein, whose product is MKGDTKVERKGDRELVVTRTFDAPAHIVFEAWTKPELFRRWWVPKSAGMTLLSCELDVRTGGGYRLEFSHPQFPNPMVFFGKYSEVIPDARMVWTNEEEGGGNVTTLTFEEKGGKTRVVLHELYPSKEACDATLEMDEAWHEQFAQLDKLLSTLT
- a CDS encoding metalloregulator ArsR/SmtB family transcription factor, with the translated sequence MVQYSSTRFDASFSALSDATRRGVLEQLVRGDASITDLAEKFHMTLTGMKKHVSVLEQAGLVVTEKVGRVRTCKLGRRRLEEEAAWIERYRQLWEARFSELDDVIEELKRKEKRK
- a CDS encoding phosphatase PAP2 family protein, whose amino-acid sequence is MELAESSFISGFLDDVRAARTLFLRPQRLTLPMVALFAIIPFYLVIGAFVAHGHTYRPETRLDALFPLVPAWSLVYLSLFLAALLPVFVVHQQELVRRVVWMYLTTWLTAFAVFLLYPTAAPVHADVLGGGFTDAVMRGLYDSDVSYNCFPSLHVAQCYLAASCCHKVHRRTGMVAFAWATLVSLSTLYTKQHYVADVVGGMALAFTVSHLFLRGYPREATPAAERRLAPALALGAFAVYGLGVSSLWIAYLVTKP
- a CDS encoding CPXCG motif-containing cysteine-rich protein; this translates as MPLIETQSFEISCPYCGETIEVLVDPSVEQQSYIEDCQVCCRPMHMTVTVDDEGRAHVHAQSEKET
- a CDS encoding ATP-binding protein; protein product: MLLRFGTSNAGSIKDYQELSLAASSLSDEGGQVFETSHAKHGVLPVVALYGANASGKSTILRAIQFLRSGVVKSHKTGDSETETGREPFLLDKKFRLEPSQFDCDFLLNDVRYHYGFIVDDKKVHEEWLYAYPQKHRQIWFHRNREKGFLFGRELKGKNKTIEALTRDNSLFLSAAAQNNHEQLTPISEYFQKKFRFLLDHELPNEIVLADRLKDEKVRNAVVGILRFSDLGITGARVDDQEIDKRKLKMYKDLFKVVAKNTEAGDDELKKSLDMMSHKFQLSHKGKNGEDIYLDFNSESRGTQTLIAVLPAVLKTLALGDVLFIDEFDTSMHSLVSAFIIRLFTSKQSNPNCAQLVFTTHDTNLLCEKHLLRRDEIWFTQKTKDGSTHLYPLTDIKTRKTDNIEKGYLQGRFGAVPFIGDVEALFDIGKDA
- a CDS encoding RloB family protein, giving the protein MSRKYPKSGDIRRRGAKFAPRALVIAVCEGENTEPRYLKAFSAEHGNQLIEVVVIGAAGVPGSVVDRAIEEKKRAEKEARRSKNSFDKLFEVWAIFDVDTHPNIENAKNKARTHGVKLAISNPCIELWGIFHLSDHDRPDDGAELQRKLHKLMPNYDKDRGKSFDYELMRPNYETAKRRSVASCKKRREEANLGGNPSTDIHELLDTIIKNGVKAFS